The Flavobacterium piscisymbiosum genome includes a region encoding these proteins:
- a CDS encoding phosphoglycerate kinase: MKTLNDFDFKNKKAIIRVDFNVPLDENFNVTDATRIEAAKPTIDAILAQGGSVILMSHLGRPKGVEEKYSLKHILKTASEILGVEVKFAENCVGEVAQAAAKDLKPGEVLLLENLRFHAEEEAGDVAFAKELASLGDIYVNDAFGTAHRAHASTTIIAQFFPTEKCFGTLLAKEIESLNKVLKNSEKPVTAVLGGSKVSSKITVIENILDKVDHMIIGGGMTFTFIKAQGGKIGDSICEDDKQELALEILRLAKEKGVQIHIPVDVIAADDFSNTANTKVVDVREIPDGWQGLDAGPKSLENFKKVILESKTILWNGPLGVFEMESFAKGTIALGDYIAEATENGAFSLVGGGDSVAAVKQFGFEDKMSYVSTGGGAMLEMLEGKVLPGIAAILD; this comes from the coding sequence ATGAAAACTTTAAACGATTTCGATTTTAAGAATAAAAAAGCAATTATCCGTGTTGATTTTAATGTACCATTGGACGAAAATTTTAATGTAACAGATGCTACACGTATCGAAGCTGCAAAACCAACAATTGATGCTATTTTGGCACAAGGAGGAAGTGTAATTTTAATGTCACATTTAGGAAGACCAAAAGGTGTTGAAGAAAAATATTCATTAAAACATATTTTAAAAACAGCTTCAGAAATTTTAGGAGTTGAGGTTAAGTTTGCCGAAAACTGTGTTGGAGAAGTAGCTCAGGCTGCTGCCAAAGATTTAAAACCAGGAGAAGTTTTATTACTTGAAAATTTACGTTTTCATGCTGAAGAAGAAGCTGGAGATGTAGCTTTCGCAAAAGAATTGGCATCACTTGGAGACATCTATGTAAATGATGCTTTTGGAACTGCTCACAGAGCGCATGCTTCAACAACTATTATTGCTCAATTTTTTCCAACAGAAAAATGTTTCGGAACATTGTTGGCAAAAGAAATAGAAAGCTTAAACAAAGTACTTAAAAATAGCGAAAAACCGGTAACAGCAGTTCTTGGAGGATCTAAAGTATCATCAAAAATTACCGTTATCGAAAATATCTTAGACAAAGTAGATCACATGATCATTGGTGGCGGAATGACTTTTACGTTCATTAAAGCACAAGGTGGTAAAATTGGAGATTCTATTTGTGAAGATGACAAACAAGAATTAGCACTTGAAATTTTAAGATTAGCTAAAGAAAAAGGAGTACAAATTCATATTCCGGTTGATGTAATTGCAGCAGATGATTTTTCAAACACAGCAAATACAAAAGTGGTAGACGTTAGAGAAATTCCTGACGGATGGCAAGGTCTTGATGCAGGTCCTAAATCTTTAGAGAACTTCAAGAAAGTAATTTTAGAGTCAAAAACTATTTTATGGAATGGTCCATTAGGAGTTTTCGAAATGGAATCATTCGCAAAAGGAACAATTGCATTAGGAGATTATATTGCCGAAGCTACAGAAAACGGAGCGTTTTCATTAGTAGGAGGTGGTGATTCTGTTGCTGCTGTAAAACAATTCGGATTCGAAGATAAAATGAGTTATGTATCTACCGGAGGTGGGGCTATGCTTGAAATGTTAGAAGGAAAAGTTTTACCTGGAATCGCTGCGATTTTAGACTAA
- a CDS encoding PorP/SprF family type IX secretion system membrane protein: MKKFILSLVLMAVTTSYSQELNLPVFTQYLADNPFVISPAFAGIGDNLRIRANGLTQWVGIKDAPQNQSLYADFRVLDRSGVGISLYNDRNGYTRQTGAKVSFAHHIILDYYSQQYLSFGLSYNFNTFRIDTDEFNTTIEHPVIDASVTDNRYNANNNFDISALYRNKGFYLSFNANNVLKKNTDKYRGVEPNLLSNYQVYSGFVFKDGENRRIEYEPSIYYQYFASDGRSTTDFNFKYRRYNRYEDYYWVGVSYRFLNDQFPKPLSVGPMVGFMKSKFYFGYSYQVMFNDLGNYNTGTHSVTIGFDFLQSISNCPCTQSPVHD, translated from the coding sequence ATGAAAAAGTTTATTTTATCTTTAGTACTCATGGCTGTAACAACAAGTTACAGCCAAGAGTTAAACCTACCAGTATTTACACAATATTTAGCCGACAATCCTTTTGTTATTTCACCTGCCTTTGCCGGTATTGGAGATAATCTTAGAATTAGGGCAAACGGTCTTACACAGTGGGTCGGGATTAAAGATGCACCTCAAAACCAGTCACTTTACGCTGATTTTAGGGTTCTCGATCGTTCCGGAGTTGGTATTTCGCTTTATAATGACAGAAACGGTTATACGCGTCAAACAGGAGCAAAAGTTTCCTTTGCGCATCATATCATTTTAGATTATTATTCTCAGCAATACCTGTCTTTTGGACTTTCATATAACTTCAATACATTTCGTATCGATACAGATGAATTCAATACCACAATCGAGCATCCTGTTATAGATGCATCGGTAACAGACAATCGTTATAATGCCAATAACAATTTTGATATTAGTGCCTTATACCGTAATAAAGGTTTCTATTTAAGTTTTAATGCCAATAACGTTTTAAAGAAAAATACCGATAAATACCGAGGAGTAGAACCTAATTTACTTTCAAACTATCAGGTATATTCCGGTTTTGTATTTAAAGACGGAGAAAATAGACGTATCGAATACGAACCATCTATTTACTACCAATACTTTGCCAGTGACGGACGTTCTACAACCGATTTTAACTTCAAGTACAGACGTTACAACCGTTACGAAGATTACTATTGGGTAGGAGTTTCATACCGTTTCCTAAACGATCAGTTCCCAAAACCATTATCAGTTGGACCAATGGTAGGTTTCATGAAATCTAAATTTTACTTCGGGTATTCGTATCAGGTAATGTTCAACGATTTAGGAAACTATAATACAGGAACACACTCGGTAACTATTGGTTTCGATTTCTTACAATCAATCAGTAACTGTCCTTGTACACAAAGTCCGGTTCACGATTAA
- a CDS encoding lytic transglycosylase → MIVKKISIVVSVFFSMSMFAQDIAKTDVEIKPIVKISYLDSVKNTFKRDEMATRVDSLWMNELVSLDIYDDLTKDIQTINTDVTVDEELPTELLKQRLQAMNEKSPFDIEYNQGLENIIKSFLKNRKKSFSRLMSLSEYYFPIFEDAFARQNVPLEIKYLAVVESALNPKAVSKMGATGLWQFMYGTGKQYALKIDSYIDERSDPLKATAAASEYMTKMFNIFGDWELVLASYNSGPGNVTKAIRRSGGKTKYWDIRNHLPKETQGYVPAFLATMYLFEYHKEHGINPQRAVVKNFETDTVQIKNQMSFKQIADLLDMPQSQIQLLNPSYKLNVVPFYQGEAHYLRLPKDKIATFVSNEDKIYDYVAYQSRNKTMPTQLALKVTPKAKAKLERTIEPADTDVKWYKVRKGDNLGAIAARYNVNVIDLKKWNNLKTNSVALGRNLKIKSDIDAVVKNPKEAKATLAIEKKPEEAVAVVDDKDKTSKVYDVYVVATGDNLGSIAKKFGMNIAELKELNSLTSNNIGLGKSLTISKVVPDIIDEHAVNTAVASNSSIDSFKKKATSTKDLGEDYYVKKGDSLYSISKKYPGVTISDIKKWNNIKDGEIKPGMKLKING, encoded by the coding sequence ATGATTGTAAAAAAAATATCAATAGTGGTTTCGGTGTTTTTTTCTATGTCGATGTTTGCGCAGGATATTGCAAAAACAGATGTTGAAATTAAACCAATAGTAAAGATATCGTATTTAGATTCTGTTAAAAATACTTTCAAAAGAGATGAAATGGCAACTCGCGTTGACAGTCTCTGGATGAACGAATTAGTAAGTTTAGATATTTATGACGATCTTACAAAAGACATTCAAACCATCAATACAGATGTTACTGTAGATGAAGAATTGCCAACAGAATTGCTTAAACAGCGCCTTCAGGCAATGAACGAGAAATCACCTTTTGACATTGAATACAATCAAGGTTTAGAAAATATAATAAAGTCATTTCTTAAGAATCGTAAAAAATCGTTTTCTCGATTAATGTCTTTATCAGAATATTATTTCCCAATTTTTGAAGATGCTTTTGCAAGACAAAACGTGCCTTTAGAAATTAAATATTTAGCCGTTGTAGAATCTGCTTTAAATCCTAAAGCAGTTTCTAAAATGGGCGCCACAGGACTTTGGCAATTTATGTACGGAACCGGCAAGCAATATGCCCTTAAAATAGATTCTTACATTGATGAACGTAGCGATCCACTTAAAGCTACAGCCGCCGCATCAGAATACATGACTAAAATGTTCAATATTTTTGGCGATTGGGAGCTAGTTTTAGCTTCATACAATTCAGGACCGGGAAATGTTACCAAAGCAATACGTCGCTCTGGCGGAAAAACAAAATACTGGGACATTCGTAACCATCTTCCAAAAGAAACTCAAGGTTATGTTCCTGCTTTTTTAGCAACAATGTATCTTTTTGAATATCATAAAGAACACGGAATTAATCCTCAAAGAGCTGTAGTTAAAAATTTTGAAACGGATACGGTTCAGATTAAAAATCAAATGTCATTTAAGCAAATCGCAGATTTGTTAGACATGCCACAATCTCAAATACAACTTTTAAATCCTTCGTATAAATTAAATGTAGTACCTTTTTATCAGGGCGAAGCACATTACCTGCGTTTGCCAAAAGATAAAATTGCCACATTTGTTTCAAACGAAGATAAGATTTATGATTACGTAGCCTACCAATCACGAAATAAAACAATGCCAACTCAATTGGCTTTGAAAGTGACGCCTAAAGCAAAAGCAAAACTGGAGAGAACAATCGAACCAGCTGATACCGATGTTAAATGGTATAAAGTTCGAAAAGGAGATAACTTAGGTGCCATTGCTGCAAGATATAATGTAAATGTGATCGACTTAAAAAAATGGAATAATCTAAAAACAAACTCAGTTGCACTGGGTAGAAATTTAAAGATTAAATCAGATATCGATGCAGTTGTTAAAAATCCAAAAGAAGCAAAAGCAACTCTTGCAATTGAGAAAAAACCTGAAGAAGCCGTTGCAGTTGTCGATGATAAAGATAAAACTTCAAAAGTATACGACGTATACGTAGTAGCGACTGGTGATAATTTAGGAAGCATTGCGAAAAAATTCGGTATGAATATTGCTGAGTTAAAAGAGCTTAATAGTTTAACTTCAAATAATATTGGTTTAGGTAAATCTTTAACGATTTCTAAAGTAGTACCGGATATTATTGATGAACACGCTGTAAATACTGCAGTAGCTTCAAATTCTTCGATTGATTCATTCAAGAAAAAAGCAACTTCAACCAAAGATCTTGGAGAAGACTATTACGTTAAAAAAGGAGATTCGTTGTATAGTATTTCTAAAAAATATCCTGGAGTTACGATTTCAGATATTAAAAAATGGAATAACATTAAAGACGGAGAAATTAAACCAGGAATGAAACTTAAAATAAACGGATAG